Within the Salvia hispanica cultivar TCC Black 2014 chromosome 4, UniMelb_Shisp_WGS_1.0, whole genome shotgun sequence genome, the region CATGGGCCTCATGTGTACACCACGATCATTGTTGATAACCTGATAAGCATGAAAACAAATGAATATTATCTTCAGTATGACTCAATCCAGGAATTGAAAGAGGTGAAACTAAAAGTTAATAACGGCTCGACCTGGATTTGTCTATTCTTGACCATGGACTTATTTGTCCTTTCCCGGCACATTTTTCTGTACTCTTCAATGTTAGCATGGTGGGGtttcatatcaaatttatGTTCCACCTTTCCTTCCATAGCAGATCTTcctttaaaagaaaaatttgtatttttattacacACAATACGCAAACAACATAATGACTAATAAGCGCATTCAAGCCCTTCTGGTGAACATAGAAATTTTATCTAAGaggataaaaaatagtatcaCCAAAGAGGATCTATGAAATTTAACTTCAGAGGGTGGCACATTACATGAAACTGAAATGTtcatacaaataaatgaaaacattAGGCTGTACAGATAGAGATAACAAAAGGTCAAATTCAATCAAgactataatattattacaacaGAATCGATCTCTGGGTGAGCTATGCACAGAAAAGAGGTCAGATCCCTACTACAAACTCTCTAAAAGGTTACAAGTTTGTTCTTTTATCCATCCTGATGAGATATTACAGCTTCAAAAATGTTGCCTTCGAAAAAAGAAACTAGAAAATATTAAGGGAGACCTTGTTGGTTATTCTTTccttaattgtaattttgctCAAATTTTTCAGTGAACCAGAAGAAGACATTCCCCGAAGTTGTACTTACTTGTTTCTTTAAAAATGGCGCCTAGTCTACTACTCATAGTAGTTCTATGTGGTTTCCTTTTATACACTAGCACGATCGAAATTGAGGGTGTGTGCAAGCATTGAGAATAAGCAGCCAGTGCTCTACGGCGAATTGTTCTTTACAATCATTTCACATATGCTACAAGCAGTACATATGTAGCGTCGATCAATAATTATAGTAGTGAACGATAACACTTATGGTCATTGCTTAAGAACTTTTTAACGAATCTCATAGAGCAAAAATAGTTACTGGGACATAAGTCATAAAACTACTTCAAAGAAGAGATTCGAGACCCAACAACATCCATAATCCACCAATGAGTGAGGGGAAAGGAAAACAATATAGATAAGTTAGATTAGGCAAAAAATCACCTTGAGTCGACGACTCGGAGAAAACACCCATGGGAACAAAGTCCTTGGACATGTTAAGAGAGTAACTTTTCGGCATATTGACGACCTCACTCCCAGCCATCTCCATGGTAAACTAAAAAGCCAGATATGATCAATTCAGAATTGAAAACCCTAGAAAATTTCCCCAATTCAAACTAGCTCAGAAAATAACAGAAGGCATAAGAAACACAAGCAGAGTATGGGAATGGTTACTTGGAGGGCGGAGGAATCGTCCGGCTGGAGGAGATCGAGAGAAACGACTACTTTGGCAACGGGCGGCGAGTCGACAGAAGCGGAGGCAGCGGAGGACTGCCAAGCCTTGGAGACGATGGGAGGGCACTTCATGAGCCACACCGATCTGTCGGCTTTGGAGGTTTCGACGTTGATATCGCCATTACTGTAGTCGTCCTCCATTGACGAGTTTCTCACGGAGTGTTAACGGAATTCGTCAGAATAAGATTCAAGCAACGACTGAAATTGGACTTGGCGGTGACGGGTCGGATCAAAACGGGTCCGGTAATTGGATATCGGTGGCCgcctctttttcttctcccttTCTTTGTTGATTCAATCCTTCTTTAAATCTACAATCGCAGTTTTAGcgttttcctatttttttcttttacattttttcctatttattactaataataatcGTGTGATTActggaatatttattttcatttatacaaATATCTGTTACATAAGTATGAAAACTGAAAAGATATTTTGTGTCGTCGTTGTCGATTAGCTTTTTGGAAAGGAATTGGGGTTAGGTCATTACTGATGTatctggactatgggtttatctcggaAATGGTccctgaactttaaaaatatcaccagtagtccctggactaagggttaatatcaaaaacggtccttttgcactgtttcgagacgaaaatgcccttttgaggggttttgggggatttgggcaatttggtctttttacacttttaacattttaaatctgatattatttcagttatgtactaaatctgatattatttcaaaattatcattatttatcctttttgtcatccttcactttgtttctttatttcaatattagatttaatttataaaattaaattttaaattttgattttaaatatcaataaattttttaattaaaattattaattcatggacactataaatattgattaaaactattaatttttgttatttaatataatattcagctgaattgaagaagtacagaaaaataatattaatcatgatggaaaaataagagctattctatttagtcttcgttcggttgttataattgcttgtgattgaatagtaggaagttgactaaaatttttatataggagtatttttattgaaattttctagtcattttgattgttttcaaattaataaacaaaaattatattagtcttacattagatgcatatttatttcagaataaattgggttatatgatctatttatgattaaagctattaaatattgattaaaactaaggtgttgtcatatcttattgattaaatattagacactatcaaatattgattatgactattaatttttgtaattaaaaaaattattgatatttaaaaactgaaatttaaaatttaattgtgtaaaattaaatctaattattgaaataaagaaacaaagtgaaggatgacataagggaagaagaatgataattttgaaataatatcagatttagtacataactgaaataatatcagatttaaaatgttaaaagtgtaaaatggacataatgtctccatgACATAATACCCCTATATCACTTTGACATAGATATACTTTATATCATGACTAATTTACCCTAATGCTATATTAAGTAAATTTAAACCATTAGACTATGATTGTTtaacataatataaaattcttaatgCATATTAATACACTTCTTTGGATATATACATACGACAAgattggaatattaaaaaaatatttagttatctaatattaataattttaacttgtgtataaaataaaggcaatatcaatttttgaaaGCAAAACGTTTTCTTTCAATAAAAAGTTTTTtgtcaataaatttaatattaaatttaaattttatttatcaataccaaatttataacataattttcaataaataaatatgaaatagttttaatactccatagagtttcttttcataattttcttattaatcaTTATcgataatatattattacaacttttcttcctattaaattcaaataaacttAATAATTCTATCTTTTTggcattttcaaattttttatattccttTTAATTCAACGATGATAAaacttgtaaattttttacaattctttatattttaattattattataagaaattgaaattatgaatgTGCAAAAACACATTATGCATTGGAGTTATAGTCTAATTTATATAggattttgtgatttattttaaaatgattgtagtttttcttttaaatttgagtttaagaTATTGGAGTTAGATTTAAGAATGTAAAAAATCATGGTATGCATTGGAAATTgattgtaactttaaaattaaaaattgttaaaaattttaaaagtgaaattaatcttatgatattcttaaaataacatagtaaactcaattagtattaatatgtcatatatcaaatttagtataTTCAATGAAATAGTGAATCAAGcctaataaatattttagaataaaagagaaaatattaattatatgactTTGAAATGCTAAATACATTGGTTAAGAATATGTAACTTTTTGTCCGAGGTTTGATGCAACGTTCCAATATCAAAGGATTTAGTTATAttacaattttgaaaagtaatgaattaaaatcaaaatcataaacttaaTTAGTATGAACaagtaaaataacaaatttttaattttgcaaagtttatctaatatcataaaatgaaaatcagaaaatattaaataatatttaaaatattaaataactGAGTTAAAAACAcgtgataaattttaaataactgatttaaaatatttaaataactgttattggagtactttttattaaGATTCAACATAACATAccaaatattaatgaaaaaattagtgagacaaagagagaataagttatgaataaatttccaaaagaatactactattttataaaattgcataaccattcaaaaattaaataaattttaaattatcaattttattagtttttcattattaattaacgAAAAAAAGATGGTcaaagtgataaatttttccttatccttcttttctttcatttttcaaattttcagtgaattttttaaaaaagggttAAGACTGGTAATATtgaaagtgggtcccaactaCTTGCATTTATATCTTGTGTAATTAAGCATTGAGATCTTAATTAATACTCATATATAGATAATCATAAATACAAGGGCAATGGGGTATATAGACacacaataattttaattaaaaataaattataatacatAATTACTACTTTAACCTCTTTATGTCTTAGACTTATGTctccaaaacattttttacCGAGGAAATATTCTTCTAATCGCATAGTTGGACTATATAGCACGCCAAAGATAGGACCCGCGATTTTCCATAAAGTCAAATAAAAGAATTGGcctaatatattttattattggtATGGAAACCTCCAACAAGATAGTTAATCAAACaagatatttaattgatattttaattaattttgtcttcAGTTTGATTTATTCTACTACTGGATaagataattttgtttatggaCTTTGagttctatttcttttttataattttcaaaatattatcatgtactactgaatttaattttgataaaaatgcatttattaattatgattttattttattcattttatcatgtttacttaatcctaaaaaaatatgtttttagttATAAACAATTACACTATGttgcaattttaaaacttatgaACTATTggattgttattgttattcttattttttgtttgcatTTATGAATACTTATGTTTTGTTAATCGAAACAGGTGAACTATTTATTCGTTCAAATAGtttgcttttttattttcttttttaaatagtagtattacatttttctttatttgtatgtattactattaaactcatatcaaatattaaaatagtactccttcgTTTCATAGTAGTGAAATCATCTTGCCATTTTgatacgttccatagtaatagagtcatttccttttatagtaaagtcaacatattcttctctcttactttattctccatccatctctctacctttttcatttcttactttatccatttaacacaatttttcttagatTGCGTGCCGAAAATAAGCACCTTCATTAATATggaacgaatggagtataCAATCATctgctaaaatatgaaatgtttcattgagAGTGGGTTGAGAAAAGTACAAATATCTTTATGTTGttgttaataatatttttaattatttataatattacaaatacttagtttaattagttcttatctctaaatatatttttatacctatatactctatattctttattttaagttaatatatcttcactatttaaaaatcttttgtcCTGTACATAGCACATCTATTAACACTAGTTTTAATAACAATTCACAATAAGTTCTTCTATCCTCATATCCAAGAATCAGGGTTTTTTTCATGAGTTggttactccatccgtctcacaataattgtcactcttttcaATTTCAGTCCATCCGACCACAACAATTGTCACACttaatttttaacataaatgataagtgGGTCTATAATTCCATTAACTcactttactcacattttattataaaatcaatataaaaaaatgggtcctacattccactaacttttccaacctacttttctttacatttcttaaaacacgtacccacaataagagtgacaattattgtagGATGGATGAAGTATTTCTACATCCATATCTACGTGTTTGATATTAGAAAGTGACATGTTAATCGGTTAAAGCAAGTAGATCGAGTGATGTT harbors:
- the LOC125224088 gene encoding transcription initiation factor IIF subunit beta-like, translated to MEDDYSNGDINVETSKADRSVWLMKCPPIVSKAWQSSAASASVDSPPVAKVVVSLDLLQPDDSSALQFTMEMAGSEVVNMPKSYSLNMSKDFVPMGVFSESSTQGRSAMEGKVEHKFDMKPHHANIEEYRKMCRERTNKSMVKNRQIQVINNDRGVHMRPMPGMMGLITSTSKDKKKPAPVKGNDMKRTRRDRGELEDIMFKLFENQPNWTLKQLVQETDQPAQFLKEILNELCIYNKRGTNQGTYELKPEYKKSVEDTGAEP